From a single Nicotiana tabacum cultivar K326 chromosome 8, ASM71507v2, whole genome shotgun sequence genomic region:
- the LOC107795573 gene encoding protein yippee-like At5g53940 — protein MGRIFVVDLEGRTYKCKFCKTHLALADDVVSRGFHCRRGKAYLFNKAVNVTVGPHEERVMLSGMHTVADIFCCCCGQIVGWKYESAHEESQKYKEGKFVLERDRIIDGVDTEFYIDTRPSISDAEDA, from the exons ATGGGAAGGATATTTGTGGTAGATCTTGAAGGTAGGACATACAAGTGCAAGTTCTGCAAAACCCATCTTGCCCTTGCTGATGACGTTGTTTCCAGG GGATTTCATTGTCGCAGAGGAAAAGCATACCTATTCAATAAAGC GGTGAATGTAACTGTTGGACCTCATGAAGAGAGGGTGATGCTTTCTGGGATGCACACTGTAGCGGACATATTTTGTTGCTGTTGTGGGCAAATTGTTGGCTGGAAATAT GAGTCTGCACATGAGGAAAGCCAGAAGTATAAAGAAGGGAAGTTTGTCCTCGAAAG AGATAGGATCATTGATGGCGTTGACACTGAATTCTACATCGATACTCGTCCGAGTATCAGTGATGCTGAGGATGCATAG